Proteins encoded within one genomic window of Methanosarcina barkeri str. Wiesmoor:
- a CDS encoding PadR family transcriptional regulator has protein sequence MLKGILENCILKVISGDETYGYEISQQLQKYGFSDISEGTIYPLLLRLEKNNLIKAKYRESALGPKRKYFSITPAGEKELEAFINNWQELNHAVNQLFHIGE, from the coding sequence ATGCTCAAAGGAATATTGGAAAACTGTATATTAAAAGTAATCAGCGGTGACGAAACTTACGGATATGAAATTTCACAGCAATTGCAGAAATATGGTTTTTCAGATATTTCAGAAGGCACGATTTATCCGCTCCTGCTCCGCCTTGAAAAGAACAATCTCATAAAGGCAAAATATCGTGAGTCGGCTCTCGGACCAAAACGCAAGTATTTTTCCATCACACCGGCCGGGGAAAAAGAATTGGAGGCATTCATAAATAATTGGCAAGAGCTCAATCATGCTGTAAATCAATTATTTCATATTGGGGAATGA
- the mutS gene encoding DNA mismatch repair protein MutS — MTKMMTPAMCQYYEAKQAYPDTLIFFRMGDFYESFGEDAKTIAKELEITLTARGKDKSGERMPLAGIPYHAIDTYLPRLINKGYKVAICEQLEDPKKAKGIVKRGVVRVVTPGTAIDSSMFSDASNNYLMAVAGREIGKPGKNAENEFEIGVSFLDISTGEFLTTQFRDSENFEKLLSELARMRPSECILPSSLYENPALAERLRAQTIVQEFAPDISGAKEAGERLKNHFRVATLEGMGCENLDFAVYSAWAALEYAQTTQMRELTHINTLRTYSNSEFMILDSVTLRNLEIVKNVRDEGDENSLYRILNHTKTPMGSRALKKWLLKPLLSVEKINYRLDAVEELTAKPLLRYDLRNWLSDVRDIERLVGRVVYGNSNARDLVALKKSLEALPPVRDSLLENIESTILNDIAVGLASFSELENLAEMIDRAIVDEPPISVREGGMIKSGYNAELDELKDIASNSRQWIANFQQKERERSGIKSLKVGYNKIFGYYIEVTNANSSQVPEDYIRKQTMANAERFFTPELKEKESLILTANEKAIALEYEIFTEILQTLSAHSRELQETAERIGTLDVLTDLAEVAENNNYIRPQLTDDCKILIRDGRHPVVENTVHGGFVPNDTEMDCKENQFLLVTGPNMAGKSTYMRQTALIAIMAQVGSFVPASYASIGIIDQVFTRIGAFDDLASGQSTFMVEMVELANILNNASPRSLVLLDEIGRGTSTYDGYSIAKAVVEFLHNRGKVGVRALFATHYHQLTALEEKLKRVKNYHVAVKEEGHELVFLRKIVPGATDRSYGIQVARLAGVPEKVIERANEILKELERENVLEEVEDSKNGKKRKSKATARYTQMMLFDPGDSGGNTAKVNRPSPVETVLKKLNVDEMTPIEALNKLHELKRLLN, encoded by the coding sequence ATGACTAAAATGATGACCCCTGCAATGTGCCAGTACTATGAAGCCAAGCAGGCATATCCTGACACTCTGATCTTCTTCCGCATGGGAGACTTTTACGAATCTTTCGGAGAAGACGCAAAAACTATTGCAAAAGAACTCGAGATCACGCTTACAGCCCGAGGAAAGGACAAATCAGGAGAGAGAATGCCGCTTGCAGGAATACCTTACCATGCAATTGACACCTATCTGCCGAGGCTTATAAATAAAGGGTATAAAGTGGCAATTTGCGAACAGCTTGAAGACCCGAAAAAGGCAAAGGGAATTGTAAAAAGAGGGGTTGTCAGGGTTGTCACTCCAGGTACGGCAATTGACTCTTCCATGTTTTCAGATGCCTCAAACAATTACCTCATGGCAGTTGCTGGGAGAGAAATTGGAAAGCCTGGAAAGAATGCCGAAAACGAATTCGAAATTGGGGTGTCGTTTCTCGATATTTCTACAGGTGAATTCCTTACAACGCAATTCAGGGACTCGGAAAATTTTGAAAAGCTTCTAAGCGAGCTCGCTCGCATGCGGCCGTCAGAATGCATTCTTCCTTCATCTCTGTATGAAAATCCCGCACTTGCCGAGCGGCTGAGAGCCCAAACTATTGTGCAGGAATTTGCCCCCGATATTTCAGGAGCAAAGGAAGCTGGAGAAAGGTTGAAAAACCATTTCAGGGTTGCAACCCTTGAAGGCATGGGCTGTGAGAACCTGGATTTTGCAGTGTATTCGGCCTGGGCTGCCCTGGAATATGCACAGACTACACAGATGCGGGAGCTTACCCATATTAATACCCTGAGAACCTACTCAAATTCCGAATTTATGATCCTTGATTCCGTAACTCTGCGGAATCTCGAAATTGTTAAAAACGTGCGAGATGAAGGGGACGAAAATTCTCTTTACCGCATTCTGAATCATACGAAAACGCCAATGGGAAGCCGTGCCCTGAAAAAGTGGCTTTTGAAACCTTTGCTTTCCGTAGAAAAAATCAACTATCGACTCGATGCTGTTGAAGAACTGACAGCAAAGCCTCTGCTCCGTTACGATCTCCGGAACTGGCTTTCAGATGTCAGGGATATAGAACGCCTCGTAGGCAGGGTAGTCTATGGGAACTCAAACGCAAGAGACCTTGTAGCCCTGAAAAAATCCCTTGAAGCTCTGCCTCCTGTCCGGGATTCCCTTCTAGAAAACATTGAATCCACAATTTTAAATGATATTGCAGTCGGACTTGCATCGTTTTCCGAACTTGAAAATCTGGCTGAAATGATAGATAGAGCAATCGTTGATGAGCCTCCAATCTCAGTTCGGGAAGGAGGCATGATAAAGTCTGGATATAATGCAGAACTCGATGAACTCAAGGATATTGCAAGCAACAGCAGGCAGTGGATTGCAAATTTTCAGCAGAAGGAAAGAGAAAGAAGCGGCATAAAGTCCCTGAAAGTGGGATATAATAAGATTTTTGGGTATTACATAGAAGTAACAAATGCCAACAGCAGCCAGGTGCCTGAGGATTATATCAGAAAGCAAACCATGGCAAATGCCGAGCGCTTTTTTACCCCTGAACTCAAGGAAAAAGAGAGCCTTATCCTGACAGCCAATGAAAAAGCTATAGCTCTCGAGTATGAAATCTTTACAGAAATTTTGCAGACCCTTTCAGCCCATTCAAGAGAACTTCAGGAAACCGCCGAAAGAATAGGCACGCTTGATGTCCTTACAGACCTGGCTGAAGTAGCAGAAAATAACAATTATATCAGGCCCCAGCTTACAGACGACTGCAAGATTCTTATCCGGGACGGGAGGCATCCGGTAGTTGAAAACACCGTACATGGCGGCTTTGTCCCGAACGATACCGAAATGGACTGCAAGGAAAATCAGTTTTTGCTGGTAACAGGCCCGAATATGGCAGGTAAGTCCACTTACATGCGTCAGACTGCCCTTATAGCTATTATGGCTCAGGTAGGTTCTTTTGTTCCTGCATCCTATGCTTCAATAGGGATTATTGATCAGGTCTTTACAAGAATTGGGGCATTTGACGACCTTGCAAGTGGGCAGAGTACCTTTATGGTAGAAATGGTTGAGCTTGCCAATATCCTGAATAATGCAAGCCCGAGAAGTCTTGTGCTTCTTGATGAGATCGGCAGGGGAACAAGTACCTATGATGGGTACAGCATTGCAAAAGCTGTTGTGGAATTCCTGCATAACAGGGGGAAAGTAGGAGTAAGGGCTCTATTTGCAACTCATTACCACCAGCTCACAGCCCTTGAAGAGAAATTAAAAAGAGTCAAAAATTATCATGTTGCGGTAAAAGAAGAAGGTCATGAGTTAGTTTTCCTGCGAAAGATCGTGCCGGGTGCAACAGACAGGAGTTATGGAATCCAGGTTGCAAGGCTTGCAGGCGTTCCGGAAAAGGTAATTGAAAGGGCAAATGAGATTCTTAAGGAACTCGAAAGAGAGAACGTGCTCGAAGAGGTTGAAGACAGCAAGAACGGAAAAAAGAGAAAAAGTAAGGCTACAGCGCGTTATACCCAGATGATGCTGTTTGACCCTGGAGACAGCGGTGGAAATACAGCAAAGGTAAACAGACCCAGCCCTGTAGAAACAGTTCTTAAAAAACTGAATGTGGACGAAATGACACCAATAGAAGCCCTGAACAAGCTTCATGAGCTCAAAAGGCTGCTGAATTGA
- the mutL gene encoding DNA mismatch repair endonuclease MutL has product MMEEHIEGKKEAKGNKIRLLDKDTINKIAAGEVIERPASVVKELIDNSIDAGATDIRIEVEKGGKRSILVRDNGCGMDREDALLAYKKHATSKLTRIEDLNTISTMGFRGEALSSITAVAKVEILTRPPEEITGTRIVIHGGKVLETSAAGTTPGTSVNVKDLFYNIPARQKYLKSDRTELAHITDTVMQLALANPHISFTLLSEEKPVIRNAGSSESFKSIVNLLGPDTARSMLPLEYRTEDFEIFGYISKPETTRRESDQIFLFVNTRPVTSRSINKAIREGYYTKIPKERYPVAVLSLIVNPGEVDVNVHPRKAEVRFSREKELGDAVTSAIEKVLSENALAPEIREKRDRVFQKTFDVSGSPGRLQVSEAAEIFGRKEIGKDTRIPKTGILETGLPERSKVMRNKAETYVYPVKDTERRLKRSERLLDFTTEGETQETGDKKLDNKIEQEREKEGERKKRITGIQENGIEKAGSEEQKFEGINAEKMQKSIQKPNTDSFENLRIIGQVSKLYILAERGEDLVLIDQHAAHERILYEQVLKMKKSRVQELITPVTIDLTPKEKVLMEEYIPYLEDFGFGISEFGDNTYVVTFVPEVFGRLEDPEVIHDIVSDLLASGKVKKDTGISEKICKTLACRAAIKGGAACSPRQMEELIEQLKKAENPYSCPHGRPTVITFTKGELDRMFARIQ; this is encoded by the coding sequence ATGATGGAAGAACATATTGAAGGGAAGAAAGAAGCTAAGGGAAATAAAATTCGGCTCCTTGATAAGGATACGATAAACAAAATAGCGGCCGGAGAGGTAATTGAACGCCCTGCATCCGTAGTAAAAGAGCTGATAGACAACTCAATCGATGCAGGAGCTACGGACATCCGCATCGAAGTCGAAAAGGGTGGAAAACGCTCCATTCTTGTCCGGGACAACGGATGTGGAATGGACAGAGAAGATGCCCTGCTTGCATATAAAAAGCATGCAACTAGCAAGCTCACAAGGATTGAAGATCTTAATACTATTTCTACAATGGGTTTCAGGGGAGAGGCTCTTTCGTCTATCACAGCGGTTGCAAAGGTGGAGATTCTTACCAGGCCCCCAGAAGAAATTACAGGTACCAGGATAGTGATCCATGGGGGAAAAGTTCTGGAAACTTCAGCTGCAGGCACGACTCCGGGTACGTCTGTGAATGTAAAAGACCTGTTTTACAACATCCCGGCAAGGCAGAAATACCTCAAAAGCGACCGTACCGAGCTTGCCCATATTACAGATACGGTAATGCAGCTTGCTCTGGCAAATCCGCATATTTCCTTTACTCTGCTCAGTGAAGAAAAGCCAGTCATAAGAAATGCAGGCTCAAGCGAGTCTTTCAAAAGTATTGTAAATCTTCTGGGCCCGGATACGGCTCGTTCAATGCTTCCCCTGGAGTACAGGACCGAAGATTTTGAAATTTTTGGATACATCTCAAAGCCTGAAACCACTCGACGAGAAAGCGACCAGATTTTCCTGTTCGTAAATACTCGCCCGGTAACCTCAAGGTCCATTAATAAAGCTATTCGCGAAGGATATTATACCAAAATTCCGAAAGAGCGCTATCCTGTAGCAGTGCTCTCTCTTATTGTCAATCCCGGGGAAGTGGACGTTAATGTACATCCCCGAAAAGCTGAGGTTCGTTTCAGCCGGGAGAAAGAGCTTGGGGATGCGGTCACATCTGCAATAGAAAAAGTACTCTCCGAAAATGCTCTGGCTCCTGAAATTCGGGAAAAAAGAGACCGAGTTTTTCAGAAAACCTTCGATGTTTCAGGTTCTCCAGGTAGATTACAGGTCTCTGAAGCTGCGGAAATTTTTGGAAGGAAAGAGATTGGAAAGGATACCAGGATTCCGAAGACCGGAATTCTGGAAACTGGACTTCCTGAAAGAAGCAAAGTTATGAGAAATAAGGCTGAGACCTATGTTTATCCGGTAAAAGATACCGAAAGGAGGCTAAAACGTTCCGAGCGCCTTCTGGACTTTACCACAGAGGGAGAAACGCAGGAAACAGGTGATAAAAAGCTGGATAATAAAATCGAGCAGGAAAGAGAGAAAGAAGGAGAACGTAAAAAGAGAATAACAGGTATTCAAGAGAATGGAATTGAAAAAGCAGGCTCGGAAGAACAGAAATTTGAGGGTATAAATGCCGAAAAGATGCAAAAGTCTATACAAAAACCGAATACGGATTCTTTCGAAAACTTGAGGATTATCGGGCAGGTATCTAAGCTGTATATCCTTGCCGAAAGGGGAGAAGACCTTGTGCTTATCGACCAGCATGCTGCTCATGAGAGAATTCTTTACGAGCAGGTTTTAAAAATGAAAAAGTCCAGGGTGCAGGAGTTGATCACACCTGTAACCATAGACCTTACACCTAAAGAAAAAGTGCTTATGGAAGAGTATATTCCTTATCTGGAAGATTTCGGTTTCGGGATTTCAGAATTTGGGGACAATACATACGTAGTCACCTTCGTACCTGAGGTATTCGGACGGCTTGAAGACCCCGAGGTTATCCACGACATAGTTTCGGACCTTTTAGCTTCAGGAAAAGTTAAAAAAGATACAGGAATCTCGGAAAAGATCTGCAAGACCCTCGCATGCAGAGCTGCAATCAAAGGTGGAGCTGCCTGCAGCCCCAGACAGATGGAAGAGCTAATAGAGCAGCTTAAGAAAGCTGAAAATCCTTACTCCTGTCCACATGGCAGGCCCACTGTGATCACATTTACGAAAGGGGAACTAGACCGCATGTTTGCAAGAATCCAATAA
- a CDS encoding cobalt-precorrin-5B (C(1))-methyltransferase, with translation MIDPVNNFKIPEDWIARTGLPREELETKVASGMLVVLSDGSILKRGYTTGTTASAAAKAAVLSLKKTVDNVSVPTPVGLRARLEVSEASQGRAVVKKIQNDHESDITRGLDFVGEAREAEGIRVLGGKGIGIVRRDGLQVPKGQPAINPKPMEQIKAAVQEAVEELSLRGAEVTISIPDGERIGKETLNSRIGVEGGISVLGSTGFVEPWNDHLGETRGDLIRCTDKVVLTTGRIGMRYSHMLFPDYTIVMIGSRISEGLDYASGDVVICGLPGLVLKWGNPDMLKDGEYATVVEMLEKDPEHPRLKEAFEMAIEKGKGARIVVIDRDGSVLMDSKNES, from the coding sequence ATGATAGATCCTGTTAACAATTTCAAGATCCCTGAAGACTGGATTGCCCGCACAGGGCTTCCCAGGGAAGAACTTGAAACAAAAGTAGCATCCGGGATGCTTGTGGTCCTGAGTGACGGGTCTATCCTCAAACGAGGATACACTACAGGAACCACAGCAAGTGCTGCTGCAAAAGCCGCAGTCCTTTCCCTTAAGAAAACGGTTGATAACGTATCCGTCCCGACGCCTGTGGGACTGAGAGCCCGGCTTGAGGTCAGTGAAGCCTCGCAGGGACGCGCAGTTGTGAAAAAGATCCAAAACGACCACGAATCCGATATTACCCGGGGGCTTGATTTTGTGGGAGAAGCCAGGGAAGCTGAGGGAATCCGAGTTTTAGGAGGAAAAGGCATAGGAATTGTCAGAAGGGACGGGTTACAGGTTCCGAAAGGCCAGCCAGCTATTAATCCGAAACCAATGGAACAAATAAAGGCCGCAGTGCAGGAAGCTGTAGAAGAACTGAGCCTGAGAGGAGCCGAGGTTACAATATCAATTCCAGATGGAGAGAGGATCGGAAAAGAAACCCTGAACAGCAGGATAGGAGTTGAAGGCGGAATTTCTGTGCTTGGGAGCACGGGTTTTGTTGAGCCCTGGAACGACCATCTGGGTGAGACAAGAGGGGACCTTATCCGCTGCACGGACAAAGTAGTCCTAACTACAGGCCGTATAGGAATGCGTTATTCACATATGCTTTTTCCCGATTATACAATTGTTATGATCGGAAGCAGAATTTCAGAAGGACTGGATTATGCTTCAGGCGATGTAGTTATCTGTGGGCTTCCTGGTCTTGTTCTCAAATGGGGAAACCCGGATATGCTTAAAGACGGTGAATATGCAACAGTTGTCGAGATGCTTGAAAAAGATCCTGAACATCCTCGTCTAAAAGAAGCTTTTGAAATGGCAATCGAGAAAGGTAAAGGTGCAAGAATTGTAGTAATCGACAGGGATGGTTCTGTCTTGATGGACAGTAAGAATGAGAGTTAA